The genomic window ATAAAGCAACTATAAAATCCAACTAAGGattattaacaaacatttaataaatataaggAATCGAGGACATAGAGACAAGAATAAGTTCCTATCGTCTCAAGGGACCCAGGCTTTACTGGGAATGGGAATAAAATACGCAAATATAAGCAAATACTAAGTTTGTACAAATTAATTTCAAGACGGAGAAAACGCCAATAACTGGAAGTAGCAGAGgggagggaaatcaggaaaggcctcatagaAGAGGGAACATCTGAGttttttgaaggaagctagggatgaTGCAAGATAAGGAAAGAATGCATTATAGACACAGGAAACCAATTGTACAAAGGGATGGCAGTCAGAGGCACAGGTCATGTATAGAGTACAGCTAGCAAACCAATTTTactgaaacagaacaaaaggaaataaaggtgGGAATCAAATTATGTAGGGTTTTAAAGACACTCATCTCCAAGACTATAGGAAGCCACTGAGGATATGTGAGTACTATCAGGAATTAGTTAAATGTTTTAGAAGTGTTAGTTTGGTAACTatgtagaagatggattggagagactAGGAGCAGGGATGAGGAGGCCAGTGCAATAGTTCCAacgagaagtgatgagggcctaaaggctgtgtgagtggagaggggACAGAAGTAAAAGACGTTTTTGTGGTAGAATTAGTAACTGTTTTTGTCTGGTTTTTCTATCCCTGAACTCAatacagtgtgtggcacatagtaagtatttaataaatgcttgctgattgattgaccgCAAATGGTAAGTCATGGGAATTAGGTCAAGGATGATTCCAGAACTGGGAACCAATCAGTCAACCCATACCTAGAGCATACAGAACCTGCCTGCCACTGCGGATCAAATGAAGGCAGATGACTAGCTTTTCTTCCCTGTGATCATCCCACTACAGCAGAATTCTGTACAGGGCAGGATATACATAAACACCAGCAAGGCAATAGAACAAGTATTACCAAGATTCATTTTTATTAACGCCATGTTCAGGAATGGCTTACACATATGTAAGTAGAACAAACATTTGCTTACAATGGTACGGTTTGTGAAGCATAGAGAGGGTCTTATCTCCTACCTCTGACTCTCTCCCAGCCATGAGGCCTAAAATTCCCAAGATTTTAATCCCAAgagtttttccctccttgaaatgTAAATACTTCTTGTAACTCATTATTCTTTACCAGTCATTTACACCCTAAGGTAAATTACTTCATCTTTCAGCATAGCAGCTAACAGTTTtctgggaaaaggagggagagtgaTACTTGGAGAAGGCAGACTCCTTCACCAtgagagagaaaacagtatgTGAAGGTTGTTAAGGTGGAAATTCCAAGATGGTAGATATCAATCACCTAAAAGATTTAATTGTCATTGCAATGCTTTGACTCATACTAAGATTGATCAAACCCTTTAATAACACTTCTACTTCAACAAAGTAACTCCTTTCCCACAAAATATTCAAGACGATCTCAGGATCAAAATACTACTTTATTAGATCAtaggattgagagctggaaggaacctcagagaattcattttacagacagggattTCTGAGGTCAAAAGAGTTTAAAGTGAACTGCCCAAGTTCAGTCCACGAGAGCCAGGACTTGAGCTTAAGTGCTCAGGGCTTAAAAATGGagtgctttttccactacacCGAAATTCCTCTTACTAGGCAGGATATAACAAAGGGCAAATCATTGAGTTAATAACTCAAAACTTAAGAGTGAGGGTAAACAGTAAGCATTTTCCTTGAATAAAAAGTAATTATAATAGCCATCATATTGGAGTTATAAAAATAGAgcaaagcttttttaaaaattcagacaaTTACTGTGTTTATACAAGATACAGCAGGTTTCATGTTTGGTACAGAATAAAACTGTAAAATAAGTCTAAGTCATCATGTCTCTAAAAATAATAGAGCCAAAACATCGAGTTATGTTTTATATACTGATTGGAAAGAAAGGACTGAAAGTAACAAGTTTAAGTGTATGCACTGCACTTGAATTTCAATCGTGTTTTTAAACGAATGGGAAGAACCTCTCTCTCCTGCCTGCCACCACCTACTAGCAAAGTCATACTACAatataatgcaaaaaaatcaGTTCTACAACCACTTagtccaaaaataaaaattccttgctTATTTTACACCTTTATTCTTGCCTTCCTTTTGTTACTAGTATAGAACTCAGACCTTTAAAATAGGCATTCACATAGTACAGTTATTATTTTGAAATCATCAAAGTCAAATGAAAGGCAAATCAATTATGTTTTCAGCTACCGTTAATATGATACTCTGTAAGTCAAATATAACTGTCTCTTGATGAATTACTTCATTAAAGTCTGCAAAATTCCAGAAATAATCACATCCATGTTTACAGAAATTCCTTTAAATTTGAGAGAaagtaaatgtttttcttaatCCTAATTATGTCTGTGTTACAAACATGACTATTGGCAGCCTTATGTGGAAAATACATGAAATTCAATGCACTaaacaaaaagtgaaataaagatGAATCTGAGGTAGAAGTTGAACAATGTAGTCCATAACTTCTCTATAGGATTTATCATTCCCAGTTACCATCACTTCTTTCTAGTTTATTTGTACATGACAGCCTAAAGTTGCCTAATATTATCTatacaaaaaaaaaccatgaCCAAACAGAAGAAACAGGCAAGCTTCTGACATATTAGAAGAGAACGTGATTGGTCTGACTTGATGGCTGCCAACATCAATAGTAGCCATAAGGAGGCCGCTGACTGTAACCATACTGTCCATACTGATGATGGTAGTAAGGCTCTTGTCTGTGCTGCTGGTAGTTATTTCCCCAGGGTCTTCCATGCCACTGATTAGATCTGTTGTCACTTGGCCAGCCCCGCCTGCCGTCCCTTCCTCGAAAGTGTCTGTTATCTTGCAACCTATAACAAAAAAGGCACCCACAGTTTAACATTCTTTTATAAAGACACAAAAAATTCGTTAAGTCTTGGATTCAACTGTGTCCTCAGTATcattccaagttaaatattctagaacaattttttttctgtaatagaATGGTAAAACACTATAGCTAATCATAAAATTACCCCAAAGttcaaattatatttaaaaacacaaaGAAGAATCAACTGTACACAGAATTAACAAGACCTGTTTTTAGTTTTATCCTACACTACCACTAATGAGAActcatttatagaatgctttaaaatttgccaagtattttctattaaaaaagaCAGGGAGTATTTTATTACTTGCCTATGCTACAAtgttaaatgtaatttattttataacctgccccccccaaaaaaccaaaaaaattgtcCTCTCTTAAGAAAAACCCAAACCTAAAATATTCTGAAGAAGCAGAAGTTATACCCTACTACATttgtttacagaaaaaaaaatatttagcatgCAGAAAATAGATATAAgttaaatatatttgaaaaaattaaaacaaaatatatgtgtaAGATCCCAGGGACAAGTCTGTTTAAAACCAATCtttacaaaaaaagagactagtCAATAATAGTGTTTTCTTTCCGCAAATTGTAGCTCACAGTCAAATAACAGATCCAGCTGGctgcttcttttttaaaagacattttaagtatttaaagataCTAAAGTACTGGAGCTACTGATTAAATCATGTTTTCTAGGATTAGCTATATTTTATTTGACTAAATGTATATATTAATTGAAAAGATTACACATTGAGAAGGGAACACACAAACAGGGAAGTTTTGCTAGTTATTATGTTAAATtttatacactttaaaaaatatacataacaAAAAACATTACATAATAAAAGtttagtttcatatacaatcctctttttctgttctttatgtACTGAAATGTTTACT from Notamacropus eugenii isolate mMacEug1 chromosome 1, mMacEug1.pri_v2, whole genome shotgun sequence includes these protein-coding regions:
- the RAMAC gene encoding RNA guanine-N7 methyltransferase activating subunit isoform X3; the protein is MTDTPDAVPNFEEMFATRFTEDDTEYQEYLKRPADSPPIVEEWNSRSSGNQRNRGSRLQDNRHFRGRDGRRGWPSDNRSNQWHGRPWGNNYQQHRQEPYYHHQYGQYGYSQRPPYGYY